In one Arachis duranensis cultivar V14167 chromosome 9, aradu.V14167.gnm2.J7QH, whole genome shotgun sequence genomic region, the following are encoded:
- the LOC107465886 gene encoding biotin carboxyl carrier protein of acetyl-CoA carboxylase 1, chloroplastic, translated as MASSFASAASTTPSAIISPNYTYKCSSSSSCMLSFHLSHKTKLPLFTKVPPPSRIVLPRVKVEPDDVSIFHWPSIENALSEAIYHLLNKLLGSSFVSKITTIDSSSNATVDNKTIAEVARSVDNDAKTRSSEGVLATEKSISNFITHVASLVKLVDSRDIVELQLKKLDCEVIIRKQEAMPQPQAPTEVAMLNLPPHTFATTGSVTYPTCSNLPGESMIALE; from the exons ATGGCCTCTTCTTTTGCTTCAGCGGCATCAACCACTCCTTCAGCTATTATTTCCCCCAATTACACTTACAAATgctcttcatcatcttcctgTATGCTCTCTTTCCACCTTTCTCATAAAACCAAGTTACCATTGTTCACCAAG GTACCACCACCTAGTCGGATCGTATTGCCCAGAGTTAAGGTCGAACCTGATGATGTTAGTATCTTTCATTGGCCCTCAATTGAAAATGCGCTTTCGGAGGCAATATATCACCTCTTGAACAAGCTTTTGGGCTCCAGTTTTGTCTCCAAAATTACTACGATCGATAGTTCCTCAAATGCTACGGTTGATAACAAAACCATTGCAGAGGTAGCAAGGAGTGTAGATAATGATGCCAAGACAAGATCAAGTGAAGGAGTTTTGGCAACTGAAAAATCAATCTCTAATTTTATAACTCATGTTGCTAGCCTTGTcaa GTTGGTTGATTCAAGAGACATTGTAGAATTACAATTAAAGAAGCTTGACTGTGAAGTAATAATAAGGAAACAGGAGGCTATGCCTCAACCACAAGCTCCTACCGAGGTTGCCATGTTGAATTTGCCACCACACACCTTCGCCACCACCGGTAGTGTGACCTATCCCACATGCTCTAACCTTCCCGGTGAATCAATGATAGCACTAGAATAG